In Thermococcus sp. JdF3, a genomic segment contains:
- a CDS encoding 50S ribosomal protein L37e, with protein MGAGTEPKGRRNHTPTHIRCRRCGRRAFNVQKGYCAACGFGRSRRMRKYSWSHKWRKKRNLAY; from the coding sequence ATGGGAGCGGGAACCGAACCAAAGGGCAGGAGAAACCACACTCCGACTCACATCAGGTGCAGGCGCTGCGGAAGGCGCGCCTTCAACGTTCAGAAGGGCTACTGCGCCGCTTGCGGCTTCGGCAGGAGCAGGCGCATGAGGAAGTACAGCTGGTCCCACAAGTGGAGGAAGAAGAGGAACCTCGCCTACTGA
- a CDS encoding LSm family protein — MAERPLDVIHKSLDKDVLVLLKRGSEFRGRLIGYDIHLNVVLADAALIQDGEEVKRYGKIVIRGDNVLAISPVEIE, encoded by the coding sequence ATGGCGGAAAGACCACTCGACGTTATCCACAAGTCCCTCGACAAGGACGTGCTCGTGCTCCTCAAGAGGGGTTCGGAGTTCAGGGGCAGGCTCATCGGTTACGACATCCACCTGAACGTCGTCCTCGCCGACGCGGCGCTCATCCAGGACGGCGAGGAAGTTAAGAGGTACGGTAAAATCGTCATCAGGGGAGACAACGTTCTGGCCATCTCCCCGGTCGAGATTGAGTGA
- a CDS encoding alpha-amylase family glycosyl hydrolase — translation MVKSMKVKGLAVIVLLLAALAGGCVSPGSSTGTGTEMPSPTDTSAQYPSGGIRLELPRGNYTPLYLGPGEACPPGRVPAAFRYVPGNESVSSVSLRGSFNGWAEWPMELNNGTWRIETCLAPGRYQYKYFINGQWVKDMSDDGTGRPYDPDADGYVDDGYGGKNAVRIVEGSSSFYVEFDPSDPAHISIADNRTVIRVEVKRDTVDSAILVTDRGNYTMKLQLWWDSGEAWRAEVPSVGPVEYYIVIDSADGGRFVVLNTSESPFFRFDGVDRFPQLEWVSNGVAYQIFPDRFNNGNKSNDPLALKNDELLLNEMIDEEPILSNWSDPITPLHCCHQYFGGDIRGITGKLDYLQSLGVTIIYLNPIFLAGSAHGYDVYDYYRLDPQFGTEEDLREFLDEAHRRGIRVIFDFVPNHCGIGHRAFLDVASRGNQSPYWDWFFVRQWPFKLGDGNAYEGWWGIGSLPKLNTANPEVREHLIGAALYWLDFGFDGIRVDVPNEILDPGTFFGELRKRVKERHPDAYLVGEIWTLSPEWVRGDRFDSLMNYALGRDILLNYAKGLLSGEAAMRMMGRYYASYGENVAAMGFNLVSSHDTSRVLTDLGGGRLGEEPTNESIQRLKLLSTLLYVLPGTPVTFQGDERGLLGDKNHYDEQRYPIQWDTVNEDVLNHYKALAELRKDVPALRSSVIRFYTAKGGVMAFFRGHDDEVLVVANSWKKPAELELPDGEWRVIWPESRSGTVLSGAVEVPSVGVLVLERIGP, via the coding sequence ATGGTGAAGTCAATGAAGGTCAAGGGTCTCGCGGTAATAGTTCTCCTCCTCGCCGCCCTGGCCGGTGGCTGTGTTTCTCCGGGTTCATCGACGGGAACCGGGACTGAAATGCCCTCTCCAACCGACACGTCAGCGCAGTACCCTTCCGGGGGGATCCGGCTGGAGCTGCCGCGGGGGAACTACACTCCCCTCTATCTCGGCCCCGGCGAGGCCTGCCCTCCCGGCAGGGTCCCGGCCGCCTTCCGCTACGTTCCGGGCAATGAGTCGGTCAGCTCGGTCAGCCTGCGCGGGAGCTTTAACGGCTGGGCCGAGTGGCCGATGGAGCTGAACAACGGCACCTGGAGGATAGAAACCTGCCTCGCCCCCGGCAGGTATCAGTACAAGTACTTCATCAACGGTCAGTGGGTCAAGGACATGTCGGACGACGGCACCGGGCGGCCCTACGACCCGGACGCCGACGGCTACGTCGACGACGGCTACGGTGGAAAGAACGCGGTCAGAATCGTTGAGGGAAGCTCTAGCTTTTACGTGGAGTTCGATCCCAGCGACCCGGCCCACATCAGCATTGCCGACAACAGGACAGTGATAAGGGTCGAGGTAAAGCGGGATACGGTAGACTCCGCCATTTTGGTGACGGATCGGGGAAACTACACCATGAAGCTCCAGCTCTGGTGGGACTCCGGTGAGGCCTGGCGCGCCGAAGTGCCATCCGTCGGGCCCGTTGAGTATTACATCGTCATAGACTCCGCGGACGGAGGGCGGTTTGTGGTTCTAAACACGAGCGAGAGCCCGTTCTTCCGCTTCGACGGCGTGGACAGGTTCCCCCAGCTGGAGTGGGTGAGCAACGGCGTAGCCTACCAGATATTCCCGGACAGATTCAACAACGGAAACAAAAGCAACGACCCGCTAGCGCTCAAGAACGACGAGCTACTCCTGAATGAAATGATCGACGAAGAGCCCATACTATCAAACTGGAGCGACCCCATAACGCCCCTCCACTGCTGCCACCAGTACTTCGGAGGGGATATAAGGGGCATAACCGGGAAGCTCGACTACCTCCAGAGCCTGGGCGTCACAATAATCTACCTCAACCCGATTTTCCTCGCGGGGAGTGCCCACGGCTACGACGTCTACGACTACTACCGCCTTGACCCGCAGTTCGGAACCGAAGAAGACCTCAGGGAGTTCCTGGACGAAGCCCACAGAAGGGGGATCCGGGTCATTTTCGACTTCGTGCCCAACCACTGCGGCATCGGTCACCGGGCGTTTCTGGACGTCGCTTCGAGGGGCAACCAGAGTCCCTACTGGGACTGGTTCTTTGTCAGGCAGTGGCCCTTCAAGCTGGGCGACGGAAACGCCTACGAGGGCTGGTGGGGCATCGGGAGCCTTCCGAAGCTCAACACGGCCAACCCGGAAGTTAGGGAGCACCTTATCGGGGCGGCCCTGTACTGGCTCGACTTTGGGTTCGATGGAATAAGGGTGGACGTCCCCAACGAAATCCTCGACCCCGGGACCTTCTTCGGGGAGCTCAGGAAGCGGGTTAAGGAGAGGCACCCAGATGCCTACCTCGTCGGAGAGATATGGACGCTCTCACCCGAGTGGGTTCGGGGAGATCGCTTTGACTCGCTCATGAACTACGCCCTCGGCAGGGACATACTCCTGAACTATGCGAAAGGTCTGCTGAGTGGAGAGGCGGCGATGAGGATGATGGGCAGGTACTACGCGTCCTATGGAGAGAACGTCGCGGCCATGGGCTTCAACCTCGTCAGCTCGCACGACACTTCCAGGGTTCTCACGGACCTTGGTGGGGGTAGGCTAGGTGAGGAACCGACAAATGAGTCAATCCAGAGGCTCAAACTCCTCTCAACGCTTCTCTATGTACTCCCGGGAACGCCGGTGACCTTCCAGGGCGACGAGAGGGGACTGCTCGGGGACAAGAACCACTACGACGAGCAGCGCTATCCTATCCAGTGGGACACCGTGAACGAGGACGTTCTGAACCACTACAAAGCCCTGGCAGAGCTCAGGAAGGATGTTCCAGCGCTGAGGAGCAGTGTCATAAGGTTCTACACTGCCAAAGGTGGGGTAATGGCCTTCTTCAGGGGGCACGACGACGAGGTTCTGGTCGTGGCAAACAGCTGGAAGAAGCCCGCCGAGCTGGAGCTCCCCGACGGGGAGTGGAGGGTGATATGGCCTGAGAGCCGGTCGGGAACGGTTCTCTCAGGAGCCGTGGAGGTTCCTTCAGTGGGGGTTCTCGTGCTGGAAAGGATCGGCCCCTGA
- the glyS gene encoding glycine--tRNA ligase encodes MGEKPDRYEILQDLMRRRGFAWGSFEIYGGSRGFYDYGPLGATIKRKIERKIREAFQREGFFELETPDITPERVFIASGHVEKFVDPLVECRKCGARFRADHIVEEALGIDTEGMSAEHLTELIREHGIKCPECGGELGEVWYFNLMFETRIGPYGDQKGYLRPETAQGIFVNFRRLNAFARNRLPFGVFQIGKAYRNEISPRQGMLRLREFTQAEAEIFFNPKETEHPHFDEVKDEVLCLYPIENQLKNLGMVELTAEEAVKKGYIMNTFFAYYMVMVKRVLLDIGIPEDKIRFRQQLPEERAHYSRDTWDAEIHSERFGWIECVGIANRGDYDLSKHLKMSGADMTVLIHYDEPRIVKHLKVSLNMKRVGPKLKKDAKRINGLIQGWDEEKLRNLVEVLERDGKITIEGYELEKDDFIIREIEEKITGEKIVPHVLEPSFGIDRPFYLLLENSLVIEEDRTYLKLKKDMAPIEVAVLPLVAKEPLKSIAYEVFRTLQKAGFIAVYDEKDTVGRRYMRYDEIGTPYCVTIDNQTPEDNTVTIRDRDTREQTRVSIEELPTKLRELIFGE; translated from the coding sequence ATGGGAGAGAAGCCCGACAGATACGAGATTCTTCAGGATTTGATGAGGAGAAGGGGCTTTGCATGGGGCAGCTTTGAAATCTACGGCGGCTCACGCGGATTCTATGACTACGGTCCGCTCGGTGCGACGATAAAGAGGAAGATCGAGCGGAAGATACGTGAGGCCTTCCAGAGGGAGGGCTTCTTCGAGCTGGAAACTCCAGACATCACACCGGAGAGGGTCTTCATCGCGAGCGGTCACGTTGAAAAGTTCGTTGACCCCCTGGTTGAGTGCAGGAAGTGCGGGGCCCGCTTCAGGGCGGACCACATAGTGGAGGAAGCCCTCGGCATAGACACCGAGGGTATGAGCGCCGAACACCTCACCGAACTCATCCGCGAGCACGGGATAAAGTGCCCCGAGTGCGGCGGTGAGCTCGGCGAGGTCTGGTACTTCAACCTTATGTTCGAGACCAGGATCGGCCCCTACGGCGACCAGAAGGGCTACCTGAGGCCTGAAACTGCCCAGGGTATCTTCGTGAACTTCAGGCGCCTCAACGCTTTCGCCAGGAACAGGCTTCCCTTCGGCGTTTTCCAGATTGGCAAGGCCTACCGCAACGAGATTTCACCGAGGCAGGGCATGCTCCGTCTGAGGGAGTTCACCCAGGCGGAGGCGGAGATATTCTTCAACCCGAAGGAAACCGAGCACCCGCACTTCGACGAGGTCAAGGACGAGGTTCTGTGCCTCTACCCGATAGAAAACCAGCTCAAGAACCTTGGAATGGTTGAGCTCACGGCGGAGGAGGCGGTAAAGAAGGGCTACATCATGAACACATTCTTCGCCTACTACATGGTCATGGTCAAGCGCGTCCTCCTCGATATCGGCATCCCCGAGGATAAGATACGCTTCCGCCAGCAGCTGCCCGAGGAGAGGGCGCACTATTCGCGCGACACCTGGGACGCCGAGATACACAGCGAGCGCTTCGGCTGGATCGAGTGCGTCGGCATAGCCAACCGCGGCGACTACGACCTGAGCAAGCACCTGAAGATGAGCGGCGCGGACATGACCGTCCTCATCCACTACGATGAGCCCAGGATAGTCAAGCACCTCAAAGTGAGCCTCAACATGAAGCGCGTCGGGCCTAAGCTGAAGAAGGACGCCAAGAGGATAAACGGGCTCATCCAGGGCTGGGACGAGGAGAAGCTCAGGAACCTGGTGGAGGTGCTGGAGAGGGACGGCAAAATCACCATCGAGGGCTACGAGCTGGAGAAGGACGACTTCATAATCAGGGAGATTGAGGAGAAGATAACGGGCGAGAAGATAGTGCCCCACGTCCTCGAGCCGAGTTTCGGAATAGACAGGCCCTTCTACCTGCTCCTTGAGAACAGCCTCGTCATAGAGGAGGACAGGACCTATCTCAAGCTCAAGAAGGACATGGCACCGATTGAGGTCGCAGTTCTGCCCCTCGTCGCCAAGGAGCCCCTCAAAAGCATAGCCTACGAGGTCTTCAGAACCCTCCAGAAGGCCGGCTTCATAGCGGTCTACGACGAGAAGGACACCGTCGGCAGGCGCTACATGCGCTACGACGAGATTGGAACGCCCTACTGCGTGACGATAGACAACCAGACGCCCGAGGACAACACGGTGACGATAAGGGACCGCGACACCAGGGAGCAGACGAGGGTAAGCATCGAGGAACTGCCGACCAAGCTGAGGGAGCTGATTTTTGGAGAGTGA
- a CDS encoding nucleotidyltransferase family protein, translating to MARVTLPDIENTLRTHKEELRKRFGVSSIAIFGSYTRGEQTELSDVDILVEFERPIGWEIVDLKDYLESLLGVKVDLVTKNAVMNRERFWEHIKGDLVYV from the coding sequence ATGGCGCGGGTTACCCTCCCAGACATCGAGAACACCCTCCGGACCCACAAGGAAGAACTTAGGAAGCGCTTTGGGGTCAGTTCGATTGCCATCTTCGGCTCCTACACCAGGGGAGAGCAGACCGAACTCAGCGACGTTGATATACTCGTGGAGTTTGAGAGGCCAATCGGGTGGGAGATAGTGGATCTGAAAGACTACTTGGAGTCCCTTCTCGGGGTTAAGGTGGATCTCGTTACCAAGAATGCAGTTATGAATAGAGAACGCTTCTGGGAGCACATAAAGGGGGACCTCGTTTATGTCTAA
- a CDS encoding DUF402 domain-containing protein — protein MGRRIHLLYRRLPNRLLEREDEIVADLGNIIVAKAKFEGMLAPLKVNGVEVIRNGYTMLYFAFIGENYDVLKVYDENGEFKGLYVDVLAYTKREGNTIEMLDLFLDVFVFPDGKAFLLDEDELEMALNYGVIDRDTFDLAYSIAREILERLKRGEFPPKIVWEYGLEG, from the coding sequence ATGGGCCGGAGAATCCACCTCCTCTACCGCCGCCTTCCAAACCGCCTGCTGGAGAGGGAGGATGAGATAGTAGCTGACTTGGGCAACATTATCGTTGCTAAGGCAAAGTTCGAGGGAATGCTGGCCCCTCTTAAGGTGAACGGCGTTGAGGTAATACGGAACGGCTACACTATGCTCTACTTCGCTTTCATCGGGGAGAACTACGACGTTCTGAAGGTCTACGACGAAAACGGTGAGTTCAAGGGCCTCTACGTCGATGTCCTGGCCTACACGAAGCGCGAAGGAAACACGATAGAGATGCTCGACCTATTCCTCGACGTCTTCGTCTTCCCGGATGGAAAAGCGTTTCTTCTTGACGAGGATGAGCTTGAGATGGCCCTCAACTACGGCGTAATTGACAGGGATACCTTCGACCTTGCCTATTCCATCGCGAGGGAGATACTCGAAAGGCTTAAACGCGGCGAGTTTCCGCCGAAAATAGTCTGGGAGTACGGTCTGGAGGGCTGA
- a CDS encoding DUF167 domain-containing protein has product MGAEFVKEARDGTVLLVYVQPKAKRNEIEGVDEWRGRLKVKIKAPPVEGKANKELVKFLSKVLGTEVKIIRGEASREKDLLVGLSAEEVRKRLGI; this is encoded by the coding sequence ATGGGTGCGGAATTCGTGAAGGAGGCCAGGGACGGAACGGTTCTGCTCGTTTACGTCCAGCCGAAGGCGAAGAGGAACGAGATCGAGGGCGTGGATGAGTGGCGCGGAAGGCTGAAGGTGAAGATAAAGGCCCCGCCGGTGGAGGGGAAGGCAAACAAGGAACTCGTCAAGTTCCTCTCGAAGGTTCTCGGGACGGAAGTGAAGATAATCCGCGGAGAGGCGAGCAGGGAGAAGGATTTGCTCGTCGGGCTGAGTGCGGAGGAGGTACGGAAGAGGCTGGGAATTTGA
- a CDS encoding AbrB/MazE/SpoVT family DNA-binding domain-containing protein, translated as MSVTKVTRNYQITIPAEIRKALGIKEGELLEVWIDGDRIVIQRLRRKRKRLKLGRNVTPEEIEESIEGGMRECMES; from the coding sequence ATGAGCGTCACGAAAGTAACCCGGAACTACCAGATAACGATTCCCGCCGAGATCAGGAAGGCCCTCGGCATAAAAGAGGGGGAACTTCTCGAAGTCTGGATCGATGGGGACAGGATAGTCATCCAGAGGCTCAGAAGGAAAAGGAAGCGCCTTAAACTCGGCAGAAACGTGACGCCGGAGGAGATAGAGGAGTCCATCGAGGGGGGCATGCGGGAATGCATGGAGTCATAG
- a CDS encoding PIN domain-containing protein — MHGVIDTNVLIYDTFEDTEFHKRAEEVLESLDRWYVPAIVTQEYVWFFKNNGFSAGEALEALRGYAEDPRFKGLSEDPGIIEGALNFVVAEGLSLSRFNDAVILLHALERGTLVTFDAKLRKLAKRKGVNVLPDEL; from the coding sequence ATGCATGGAGTCATAGACACGAACGTTCTCATCTACGACACCTTCGAGGACACGGAGTTCCACAAAAGGGCCGAGGAGGTGCTTGAATCCCTCGACAGGTGGTACGTTCCGGCGATAGTCACCCAGGAGTACGTGTGGTTCTTTAAGAACAACGGCTTTTCGGCGGGGGAGGCGCTCGAAGCCCTGAGGGGGTACGCGGAAGACCCGAGGTTTAAGGGCCTGAGTGAAGACCCGGGAATAATCGAAGGTGCCCTGAACTTCGTCGTGGCCGAAGGGCTCTCGCTCTCACGTTTCAACGATGCGGTGATTCTCCTTCACGCCCTGGAGAGGGGAACCCTCGTTACCTTTGACGCCAAACTGAGAAAGCTGGCGAAAAGAAAGGGAGTAAATGTTCTCCCCGATGAGCTCTAG
- a CDS encoding phosphorylating glyceraldehyde-3-phosphate dehydrogenase, whose product MKVKVGVNGYGTIGKRVAYAVTKQDDMRLIGVTKTKPDFEAYRAAELGIPVYAASEEFLPRFEKAGFDVAGTLRDLLNEVDVIVDATPGGMGAKNKALYEKAGVKAIFQGGEKATTAEVSFVAQANYEKALGKDYVRVVSCNTTGLTRTLSAIQEYIDYVYAVMIRRAADPNDAKRGPVNAITPSVTVPSHHGPDVQTVIPINIETSAFVVPTTLMHVHSIMVELKKPVEAKDVVDIFENTTRVLLFEKERGFDSTAQLIEFARDLHREWNNLYEIAVWKESISVRGNRLFYIQAVHQESDVVPENIDAIRAMFELAGKWESIKKTNESLGILK is encoded by the coding sequence ATGAAGGTGAAGGTTGGAGTCAATGGATACGGAACAATTGGAAAGCGCGTTGCCTACGCCGTAACGAAACAGGACGATATGAGGCTCATCGGTGTCACCAAGACGAAGCCAGACTTCGAGGCCTACCGCGCGGCGGAGCTCGGAATCCCGGTTTACGCTGCCAGCGAGGAGTTCCTTCCGAGGTTCGAGAAGGCGGGCTTTGATGTTGCCGGAACTCTCAGAGACCTCCTCAATGAGGTTGACGTCATCGTTGACGCCACCCCTGGAGGAATGGGGGCGAAGAACAAGGCCCTCTACGAGAAGGCCGGCGTTAAGGCGATTTTCCAGGGCGGTGAGAAGGCCACCACTGCCGAGGTCTCCTTCGTGGCCCAGGCCAACTACGAGAAGGCCCTAGGCAAGGACTACGTCCGCGTCGTGTCGTGCAACACCACAGGTCTTACCAGAACCCTCTCGGCCATTCAGGAGTACATCGACTACGTCTACGCGGTCATGATTCGCCGCGCGGCTGACCCGAACGACGCCAAGCGCGGCCCGGTGAATGCCATAACCCCAAGCGTTACCGTCCCGTCCCACCATGGCCCGGACGTCCAGACAGTTATTCCGATAAACATCGAGACCTCAGCCTTTGTCGTTCCAACTACGCTCATGCACGTTCACAGCATCATGGTCGAGCTGAAGAAGCCGGTCGAGGCCAAGGACGTCGTTGATATCTTCGAGAACACCACGCGCGTTCTGCTCTTTGAGAAGGAGAGGGGCTTCGACAGCACGGCCCAGCTCATAGAGTTCGCCCGCGACCTTCACCGCGAGTGGAACAACCTCTACGAGATTGCCGTCTGGAAGGAGAGCATAAGCGTCCGCGGGAACAGGCTCTTCTACATTCAGGCTGTCCACCAGGAGAGTGACGTGGTTCCTGAGAACATAGACGCCATAAGGGCCATGTTCGAGCTGGCCGGCAAGTGGGAGAGCATAAAGAAGACGAACGAGAGCCTGGGGATTTTGAAGTGA
- a CDS encoding molybdopterin-binding protein, which yields MFAEVLTVGDELLTGNTVDSNSAFIAKRLTERGYWVRRKTTVGDDVEEIKAVVREILARKPEVLIVSGGLGPTHDDVTMLAVAEALGKDFVPCEECLERIKAFYRELHEKGLIDDPELNEARKKMAYLPEGAEPLENTQGAAPGAYIEHDGVKIFVLPGMPREMKVMLEREVLPRLGERKFIQRKLLAEITDESKLAPILVEALTRFRVRIHSSPKGFGKYIGIIIFGESEEEIEKARAFMEGRGVRFEEGW from the coding sequence ATGTTCGCCGAGGTGCTGACGGTAGGCGACGAACTGCTCACGGGAAACACCGTGGACAGCAACTCCGCGTTCATAGCGAAGAGGCTCACCGAGCGGGGCTACTGGGTGAGGCGGAAGACAACTGTCGGAGATGACGTTGAGGAGATAAAGGCCGTTGTGAGGGAAATCCTCGCGAGGAAGCCAGAGGTTCTCATTGTCTCTGGAGGGCTGGGACCGACCCACGACGATGTAACTATGCTCGCCGTTGCCGAGGCCCTGGGAAAGGACTTCGTCCCCTGTGAGGAGTGCCTTGAGAGAATCAAGGCCTTTTACAGGGAGCTGCATGAGAAGGGCCTCATAGACGACCCGGAGCTGAACGAGGCCCGCAAAAAGATGGCCTACCTGCCGGAGGGTGCCGAACCTCTGGAGAACACCCAGGGTGCCGCCCCCGGAGCTTACATCGAGCATGACGGCGTTAAGATCTTCGTCCTTCCCGGAATGCCGCGGGAGATGAAGGTGATGCTTGAGAGGGAAGTCCTCCCCCGGCTCGGTGAGAGGAAATTCATCCAGAGAAAGCTCCTCGCGGAGATAACCGACGAGAGCAAGCTGGCGCCGATTCTCGTCGAGGCCCTCACAAGGTTCCGCGTGAGGATACACTCATCGCCGAAGGGCTTCGGGAAGTACATCGGGATAATAATCTTCGGCGAGAGCGAGGAGGAGATAGAGAAGGCCAGAGCTTTTATGGAGGGGCGGGGGGTTCGCTTCGAGGAGGGCTGGTAG
- a CDS encoding type II toxin-antitoxin system VapC family toxin translates to MIVADASFIVDALIVPRRRKKDEVYLRQLKRHQRSKELLSFFLEEGFQLYIPFLGLVEVSALLVRKLGKKANVDAVLGFLNEYFFIIPEKDLEEFLLNLAMEIGSRAADTYYISLAKMKGAVLVTADRKMAEVSKDVGVKVILLE, encoded by the coding sequence ATGATAGTGGCAGATGCATCTTTTATAGTCGATGCTCTCATCGTCCCACGGAGAAGAAAAAAAGACGAGGTGTATTTAAGGCAGTTGAAACGTCACCAGCGCTCTAAGGAGTTGCTGTCATTCTTTTTGGAAGAAGGTTTTCAGCTTTACATACCCTTCCTGGGCCTTGTTGAGGTTTCTGCTCTTCTTGTTAGAAAACTCGGAAAAAAAGCCAACGTTGATGCCGTTTTGGGATTTTTAAACGAGTATTTTTTCATAATTCCTGAAAAGGATCTTGAGGAGTTTCTACTGAACCTGGCAATGGAAATAGGCTCAAGGGCCGCGGATACCTACTACATTTCCCTTGCAAAGATGAAAGGTGCCGTCCTCGTGACTGCTGACAGGAAAATGGCTGAGGTTTCAAAAGACGTTGGTGTTAAAGTGATTCTACTGGAGTGA
- a CDS encoding translation initiation factor IF-2B subunit alpha (eIF-2BA; catalyzes the binding of GTP to IF2) — MLPPEVRSPLEEMRAERIRGASWLARRGAEAYLVLSELLEGKELENALVEMRREIPAVNRTMASLYNLARFIPITGDPDVVRTKAEEFIRLGEEAKREIGNIGSELIDENEVVITHSFSSAVLEIFKAAKKKGKRFRVILTESAPDYEGIALARELDSIGVPFEVITDAQLGLFAKKATLALVGADSVTRDGAAVNKAGTYLLALACHDNSVPFYVAAESFKLHPELSSGDVEIVERPYVRQGYRVRNMLFDVTPWRYVRGIITEFGILVPPKEI, encoded by the coding sequence ATGCTTCCGCCGGAGGTCCGTTCGCCCCTTGAAGAGATGCGAGCCGAGAGGATAAGGGGCGCAAGCTGGCTGGCCAGAAGGGGCGCCGAGGCGTACCTTGTCCTCTCCGAACTCCTCGAGGGGAAGGAACTTGAGAATGCCCTGGTGGAAATGAGGAGGGAAATTCCTGCTGTGAACAGGACGATGGCTTCCCTGTACAATCTGGCCAGGTTCATTCCGATAACCGGAGACCCCGACGTGGTGAGGACGAAGGCCGAGGAGTTCATCAGGCTCGGGGAGGAAGCGAAGCGCGAGATAGGCAACATCGGAAGCGAGCTGATAGACGAAAATGAAGTTGTAATCACACACTCCTTCTCATCCGCTGTTCTTGAAATTTTCAAGGCCGCTAAGAAGAAGGGCAAACGCTTTAGGGTCATCCTAACCGAGAGCGCGCCCGACTACGAGGGAATAGCCCTCGCGAGGGAGCTTGATTCTATAGGGGTCCCATTCGAGGTAATAACTGACGCACAGCTCGGTCTTTTCGCAAAAAAGGCCACCCTCGCTCTGGTCGGTGCCGACAGCGTGACGCGCGACGGGGCGGCGGTGAACAAGGCCGGAACCTATCTCCTCGCCCTCGCCTGCCACGACAACAGTGTTCCCTTCTACGTCGCCGCCGAGAGCTTCAAGCTCCATCCGGAGCTGAGCTCCGGTGATGTTGAAATCGTCGAGAGGCCCTACGTGAGGCAGGGCTACAGGGTAAGAAACATGCTGTTCGACGTTACCCCCTGGCGGTACGTTAGGGGCATCATAACGGAGTTTGGGATTCTGGTGCCCCCGAAGGAAATCTGA